A DNA window from Vigna unguiculata cultivar IT97K-499-35 chromosome 10, ASM411807v1, whole genome shotgun sequence contains the following coding sequences:
- the LOC114167019 gene encoding BEL1-like homeodomain protein 9 → MAEGFEAYHVPQQSRRDKLRVVVTQNQHGLVEPSTLLPLYDPSSFISSDLLTSFHSSHKHNLGCGVKEERANLMMGFAGRGGEGGGVMNNGSSSSLCCSSNSSSVSYLDPESSLPLNQATIQVINNNNNMFLYQAQNLGEFDQGYNNNNGSEIMVFKPEPLSLSLSSHSNGVNLQRYGSVVCGDKVGGVGGGGGCVVYGGSGLNEVSRCTVPMGPFTGYASILKGSRFLKPAQQLLEELCDVGGVCAEKMVADASLMEPVPLPPPENSSEDLQGDHGGDQGRKKSRLLTMLDEVYRRYRQYYQQMHAVVTSFEYVSGLSNAAPYASLAIKAMSKHFRCLKNAITEQLQFANKAHFHISNRKDESSRFGNSDRGPYSQRPGFLDHQPVWRPQRGLPERAVTVLRAWLFEHFLHPYPTDTDKLMLAKQTGLSRSQVSNWFINARVRLWKPMVEEIHMLETRQGQKNSQKEEHSRNKSSDQLPSDNSIVSENPSGSTEKFQDTPYKRVTEELPNIPVRTQEQLNLPCTSNQPGGVGVSMGGSASNNVSLTLGLYQNHGIGLAEPFTLNAAQRFGVALETNNEGYVMSGYESQNRHFGRDVIGGQLVHDFAG, encoded by the exons ATGGCTGAGGGTTTTGAGGCTTACCATGTGCCACAGCAAAGCAGAAGAGATAAGCTAAGAGTTGTGGTGACACAGAACCAACATGGTCTGGTTGAACCCTCCACTTTGCTTCCTTTGTACGACCCTTCTTCGTTCATATCTTCTGATTTGTTAACGAGCTTCCACAGCAGCCACAAACACAACTTGGGTTGTGGTGTGAAGGAAGAACGTGCAAATTTGATGATGGGTTTTGCAGGGAGAGGAGGTGAAGGTGGAGGAGTCATGAACAATggctcttcttcttctttgtgttGTTCTTCTAACTCCTCTTCGGTTTCTTATTTGGATCCCGAATCGTCGTTGCCTTTGAACCAAGCTACAATTCAGGTcattaacaacaacaacaacatgttTCTTTACCAAGCACAGAACCTGGGAGAGTTTGATCAGGGCTATAACAATAACAACGGTAGTGAGATCATGGTGTTTAAGCCTGAGCCTTTGTCTTTGTCTCTGTCATCACATAGCAACGGTGTGAATCTTCAGCGATATGGATCTGTGGTTTGTGGTGATAAGGTTGGTGGGGTTGGTGGGGGTGGTGGATGTGTGGTTTATGGTGGTTCTGGTTTGAATGAAGTTTCTAGGTGCACGGTGCCTATGGGGCCATTTACTGGCTATGCTTCTATATTGAAGGGATCGAGGTTTCTGAAACCTGCACAGCAATTATTGGAAGAGTTATGTGATGTTGGTGGAGTCTGTGCTGAAAAGATGGTGGCTGATGCATCATTGATGGAACCTGTTCCTCTTCCTCCTCCTGAAAATTCAAGTGAAGATCTACAAGGGGATCACGGGGGTGACCAGGGTCGCAAAAAGTCAAGACTGTTAACTATGCTTGACGAG GTTTACAGGAGGTACAGGCAATACTATCAGCAGATGCACGCAGTAGTAACATCATTTGAGTATGTTTCAGGCCTCAGCAATGCAGCTCCCTATGCAAGTTTGGCCATAAAAGCCATGTCCAAACATTTTAGATGCTTGAAGAATGCAATTACTGAGCAGCTTCAGTTTGCAAATAAAGCTCATTTTCACATCAGCAACAGGAAGGATGAATCTTCAAGGTTTGGCAACAGTGATAGAGGCCCTTACAGCCAAAGGCCAGGGTTTCTTGACCACCAACCTGTTTGGCGGCCTCAAAGAGGACTCCCTGAGCGTGCTGTGACTGTTCTCAGAGCATGGTTGTTTGAGCACTTTTTGCATCC tTATCCTACTGATACGGACAAGCTAATGTTGGCTAAACAAACTGGTCTATCTCGTAGCCAG GTGTCTAATTGGTTCATTAATGCAAGAGTAAGGCTCTGGAAACCAATGGTGGAAGAAATACATATGCTAGAAACTCGGCAGGGTCAAAAGAATTCACAGAAGGAAGAACATAGCAGGAACAAGTCAAGTGATCAATTACCGTCTGATAACTCCATTGTTTCTGAGAATCCATCTGGCTCAACAGAAAAGTTTCAGGATACTCCTTACAAGCGAGTTACAGAAGAACTTCCTAACATACCAGTTAGGACTCAGGAACAACTGAATCTTCCCTGCACAAGCAATCAGCCAGGGGGTGTTGGAGTGAGCATGGGTGGCAGTGCAAGCAATAATGTATCACTCACACTAGGACTTTATCAAAATCATGGCATTGGTTTGGCTGAACCTTTTACCCTGAATGCAGCACAGAGATTTGGTGTTGCTCTTGAAACCAACAATGAAGGCTATGTGATGAGTGGATATGAGTCACAGAATAGGCATTTTGGAAGAGATGTCATTGGGGGGCAACTGGTGCATGACTTTGCTGGCTGA